The region GCTGCTCAAGCCCGCGCCCGGTCTTTTGGGTCACGCCCAAGAGTTTGATCTTATAGCCCATATCGGCAGCGGCGCGGATGTCTTCAATTGCGACCCGCTCGATCCCCTCAAGCTGGATGCCATCAAAGTCGATTTTGGTGCCGAAAGCGATGGACGACAATATCGCCAGCTTATGCGCCGCGTCGATGCCGCCTACGTCCAATTGCGGATCGGCCTCGAGATAGCCCAGCCCATCAGCCTCGGCAAAAATCTCCTGATAAGTTTTGCCAGAGTCTTCCATCCGCGTGAGGATGTAATTGCACGAGCCGTTCATCACGCCCATGATCCGGGTGATCTCGTTGCCAGCAAGCCCTTCCATCAGCGTCTTGATAACCGGGATGCCGCCCGCCACAGCGGCCTCATAGCGCAGCGCCACGCCTGCGCCTTCGGCCTGTTCGGCCAGCGCTTGGCCGTGTATCGCCAGCATGGCTTTGTTCGCGGTGACCACATGCTTGCCCGCTGCCAGGGCGGCTTCGGTCGCGGCTTTGGCTGGGCCATCCGCGCCGCCCATCAGTTCGACGAAAACATCCACGTCATCGCGGGTCGCCAGTTTGACGGGATCATCTTCCCAGTCATAAGACGCCAGCGACAGCCCGCGGTCCTTGTTGCGGGTGCGGGCCGACACCGCAGAAACCGTCATCGCGCAGCCGGTACGGGCCTCTAGCAGGGCGGCCTGCTGGCGCAGAATGCGCAGGACACCCACGCCCACGGTTCCCAATCCGGCAATCCCGAGGCGAAGCGGCTTAGACATGGCGGTGGTCCTTCTGGTCTGATCCGAAAGGCCCGGCAGATGGGGCCGGGCATAGCCGCGATGTATCGGGTTCAGCGCGCACGTGCAACGCGCATACGCATCTCAGACATGCCTGTTTATTCAGCTTCTGCACTGGTTTCGACGGCCTGACGTGCGCGCCGCAACTCAGCGGCCTTTGCCCGCAGTCGCGTCACCCGCGTCGCGGTCGTGGCGTCAGTGCCTGTTGTGCCGATCCGCCCGGCGCGGGCGTCAAGCTGGGCGGCGCGCCCCGAAAGTTCGGCTTCGGTCCGAACGGGGTCGATGCGCCCGGCGGTGGCCTTGGCCAAAAGCGGTTCGATCGGCACCAGATCGGGGTAGGGCGCTGCCTCAAGCTCTGGGGTGATCGTGCGGTCAAGTTCGGGAAACTGCGTGCAGCTCGCAATCAGCGAGACGCCCAGAAACATGGCGGTGATCGAGAGGGGGCGGGGCGTGCACATGAGGGTCATGCCTCGTTCTGCCCCAGCGGTGATCTTCGCGCAAGCGGGGTTTGCTTTTGAACGCTTGTTCATTAAATTGCGGCTATGGCAAGAACCACAGGCTCACACTCCGATATCACTGGCCCGCGCGTCCGCGCGGCTGCGCTGCGGCTTTTTGCGCGGGGCGGCTATGCTGCCGTGTCGATGCGCGCGATCGCCGCCGAAGTCGGCGTGCAGGCCGGGGCGCTTTATAACTACACGCCCGATAAACAGAGCCTGCTGTTTGACCTAATGCAGGCCCATATGACCGACCTGCTGGCCGAAACGCCCAGCGATGCAGACCGCTCTGCCATGCAACAGTTGCAGGATTTTGTGGCCTTCCACATCCGTTTTCACGCGGATCGGCCTGATGAGGTTTTCATCGCCTATATGGAATTGCGTAATCTAACGGAGGAGAATTTTGCCGTGATCGAGCGCCTGCGCCGTGACTATGAGGACCGGTTGGAGACGATCCTGCGCGCCGGGGTGGCCAGCGGCGATTTCTCCGTCGCCGATACCAAGATCGTGACGCTGGCGATTATTGCCATGTTGACGGGTGTAAACACCTGGTACCGCGCGGGCGGGCGGCTGTCGCTGGATGAGGTCGTTGCGCAATATTGGGATATGGTGCGCAAGGCCGTGACCGCCTGAGCGGCCACGGCCCTTCATTCAATGTGCAGGGCGGATGAACGTCCCGTTGTTCAGATCGCGCATCGCCTGCTGCAATTCGGCGCGGGTGTTCATCACGATCGGCCCATGCCAGGCCACCGGCTCTTCAATCGGCGCGCCCGAGATCAAGAGGAAGCGCACACCTTCCGGCCCGGCCTGAACCGTCACCTCATCCCCGGTGCCGAAACGGATCAGCGTCCGGTCGCCCGACATGTCGCGGATGTTGACCTCTTCGCCGCCGACTTCTTTTTCCAGCAGCACACCCGAGGGGGCAGAGGCATCCGCGAACGCACCCGCGCCTTCAAAGACATAGGCGAAGGCCCGGCGGTAGGTGTCGATCCGAAAGGTCTTCTTCACGCCTGCGGGCACGAACACATCCAGATATTGCGGATCGGCGGCGATGCCATCGACGGGGCCACGTTTGCCCCAGAACTCGCCCGTGATGATCTTCACCCGTGTGCCGTCGTCATCGGTCACCACCGGAATATCGGCGGATTTCATATCCTGATAGCGCGGCGCGGTCATCTTTTGGGCCGAGGGGAGGTTCCCCCAAAGCTGGAAACCATGCATCTGTCCCTTGTCGTTCCCGCGCGGCATTTCTTGGTGCAGAATGCCCGAACCGGCGGTCATCCACTGCACATCGCCTGCGTTCAGATCGCCGGTGTTACCCAGCGAATCCGCATGTTCCACGGTCCCTTCAAGCACATAGGTGATCGTCTCGATCCCGCGGTGCGGGTGCCAAGGGAAGCCCTTTTCAAAGTCTTGGGGGCGGTCGTTGCGGAAGTCGTCGAACAGCAGGAAGGGGTCCAGCTCTGACGGGTCGTGGAAGCCGAAGGCGCGGTGCAGTTTGACGCCTGCGCCCTCCATCGTGGGCGTGGCGCGGCGGGTTTCCAATGTGGGTCTAAGGGACATGATGCTCTCCTTTGCAGTTGCTTAGAAGATAGGGGGCGGCGGTGCCCCCAACAATTGGCCCCGGCGAACGGAGGCTGTGCAAATTTGCGCAGCTTCAGCAATTTGGCACGTTCACCGCCAGCCCGCCGAGCGAGGTTTCCTTGTACTTCTCGCTCATGTCCGCGCCCGTCTGGCGCATGGTCTCAATACAGGCATCAAGCGGCACCAGATGCGTGCCGTCGCCGCGCAGCGCCAGAGAGGCCGCCGACACCGCCTTGATCGCGCCCAAGCCGTTGCGCTCGATACAAGGCACCTGCACCAGCCCTTTGACCGGGTCGCAGGTCATGCCGAGATGATGCTCAAGCGCGATCTCGGCGGCATTCTCGATCTGTTCCGGCGTGCCACCCATTACGGCGCAAAGCCCGGCGGCGGACATCGCGGCGGCGCTGCCGACTTCGGCCTGGCAGCCAGCTTCGGCCCCCGAAATCGAGGCGTTGTATTTCACCAGCCCACCAATCGCGGCGGCGGTGAGCAGGAAGTCTTCGATATGCGCCTCAGACGCGCCGGGCACGTGGTCGAGGTAATAGCGCAGGGTTGCGGGCATCACGCCCGCAGCGCCATTGGTCGGAGCGGTAACGACCTGCCCGCCAGCCGCGTTTTCCTCGTTCACCGCCATGGCATAGACACTCATCCAATCGTTGATCGTATGTGGTGCGGATTGGTTCTGCCCGCGCTCGGCCATCAGCGCGTCATAGATACCCTTGGCGCGGCGTTTCACCTGAAGACCCCCCGGCAAGATGCCATCGGTGGTCAGCCCCCGGTCGATACAATCGCGCATCACCTGCCAGAGCCGTTTGCTGCCCTCGCGCAGGTTGTCAGCGCCGCCGCGCGCTTCTTCGTTGGCGCGTTTCATGCCCGCGATAGACTTGCCAGATTTCTTCGCCATCTCAAGCATTTCTGCGGCGGACTTGAAGGGGAACGGCACTGGCGCGCCTTCATCCGTGTCCTTGCCTGCGGCCAATTCCTTCTCGGTCATGACAAATCCGCCACCGATCGAATAATAGGTCTCGCGCAGGGTCACATCGCCTTGGGCATCGGTGGCCATCAGCATCATGCCATTGGCGTGGCCCGCAAGCTTGGTGTCGTAATCGAAAATCATGTCCTGCGCGGGATCAAAGCGCAGTTCGGGCAGACCATCGACGGTAATGCGGTGGGTCTGCTTTATCTCTTCCAACGTCTTTTCTGCAGCCTCGGCGTCATAGTCCTGCGGCGTGAAACCAGCGAGGCCAAGGATCGTCGCGCGGTCGGTCGCGTGGCCAACACCTGTGAAGGCAAGACTGCCATGCAACGACGCGCGCAGCCCGGCAAATTGGAACGGCGAGGCACGCATTTGATCAAGGAACCGGCCCGCGGCCACCATCGGCCCCATGGTGTGCGAAGACGACGGGCCGATGCCCACTTTGAACATATCGAAGACGGAGAGAAACATCAGGTGGCGGACCCTTCTGGAGGTTGGGGGTAGCTCGGTGCGGTGAAAGGGGTATCGCCCAGACCTTCGGCGTTTTGCAAGGCGACTGTCGCGGGCAGCGCCTCAACAGCGGCGGCGAGCCGGGCGAGGGCGGGGTGGGTGGCAAGGTCAAACCAATCGCGCGACGCAGTGGCGGGGTAGAGTTTTGGCCAACGCAGCAGGGCGGCAGCGTAGAAATCTAGCGCAGTTGGTGCTGGGCCGCCCAATAACCAGCCGCGCACGGCCTGCGCCTCTAGCGTTGCGTAGTGCTGGGCGAGGTCAGTTTGCGTGCCCGCGCGCATTGCATCAATATGTGCGAGGGCGATGTATTTCTCAGGATAGAACAGCCTCCTGAGAGCAGGGTGGATGGTATTAGACAAGAAGAACAGCCACTTGAGGAAATCGCCGCGGGTCGGGGCATCCGGGCCGGGGCCAAGGCCGCCATGTCGATCCGCGAGATAGAGCAGGATCGCCCCGGTCTCAAAAAGCGGCCCTTCGGGTGTTTCCAGAACCGGGATCAGCCCATTAGGGTTCAGCTTGCGAAAACCCGTCGTTTCCTGCGCCTTGGCAGCACGGTCCACCAGCGCCGCCCGGTAGGGCAGGCCGCGATGCTCCAGCGCCAAGCGAACGATCAAAGAGGCATTGTCGGGGGCGTAATGCAGCACATAGGTCATGGCGCAGTGATAGCCGATCTGCGCTGCCGCGCCGCGATAAAAGCGACCCCTTTCGCGTCAGAGCGGTCAATAGGGCAGACGCAGCGCCAAAAACCGCTGACTTGCCCCTCGCACCCTATGCCAATTCGCCCTATAACGCGGCAAACGCCTGTAGGGAGCTGCCCCATGTCCGGAGAACTATCACCCATCGACAAGGCTAAATTCGTGGCCGCGAAACGGGCGTGTGATTTTGTGGAAGATGGGATGCGGGTCGGGCTTGGCACCGGGTCCACTGCCGCGTGGCTGGTGCGCTGTCTGGGCGAAATGGTCCGCGACGATGGGCTGCGGATAAAAGGCGTGCCGACCTCTTCGCGCACTGCGCAGCTGGCGCGGGATGTGGGGATCGAGGTGATCTCGCTAGATGAGGCGAAATGGCTCGACCTGACGATTGACGGGGCGGATGAATTTGACGGCGATTTGAACCTCATCAAAGGCGGCGGTGGTGCGCTGTTGCAAGAAAAGATCGTTGCGACCGCGAGCGACCAGATGGTGGTGATCGCCGATGTCGGCAAAGAGGTGCAGCATCTCGGTGCCTTCCCCCTGCCCATCGAAGTGATTCCCTTTGGTTGGCAAACCACGCAGGCGCTGGTCGAAGAGACACTGATCTCGATGGATGTGCTGGGCCGCAACTCGACCCTGCGGATGAACGGTGAAGTGCCCTTCATTACCGACGAGGGGAACTACATACTTGATCTGCGGCTGAACCGCATCGGCAATGCGCGTCAACTGGCGCTGGTGCTCAACCAAATGCCCGGCGTGGTGGAAAATGGCCTGTTTATCGATATTTGTGACGCGGTTGTGATCGGCTACGGGGATGGCAGGGTTGAGGTGCGCGACATAAATGAAGGCACTGTGGCGACCGACCGGTTGGAATTTGTCGAGACTGACAACCTGTTTTCCGACCTGAGCGACTGACGCCCCAAGCGAACACGCGCGATCCCGCGCAAGACCAACAAACGACTGAGAGAGGCGCCCCAATGGCCAAGAATGAATTCGACTACGACCTGTTTGTCATCGGTGGCGGCTCGGGCGGTGTGCGCGCGGCGCGTGTCGCGGCGGGCGAGCATAAAGCCAAGGTCGGACTGGCCGAGGAAGACCGCTATGGCGGCACCTGCGTGATCCGCGGCTGTGTACCAAAAAAGCTGATGGTTTTCGCCTCGGGCTATGCAGATGTGGTGGATGAGGCCCAGTGTTTCGGCTGGGATTTGAAAGCTGGGCCATTTGACTGGCACGCTTTTAGCACCCGGTTGAATGGCGAGCTTGACCGTCTTGAAGGCGTTTACCGCAAGCTGCTGAAGAACTCTGGCGTAGAGACCTTTGACGCCCGTGCCCGGATCAAGGATGCCCATACCGTGGCGCTTTCCGATGGTACCGAAAAGACCGCAAAACACATTCTGATCGCGAGCGGTGGCCGCCCCGTGCGGCCCGACCTTGAGAACGCGGAACTGGGGCTGGTTTCTGACGACCTGTTCCATTTGGAGAAGCTGCCCAAGTCCATCCTGATCATTGGCGGTGGTTATATCGCCTGCGAATTCGCTTGTATCCTCAACGGTTTGGGTGTGGAGGTGACGCAGTATTACCGCGGCGCGCAGATCCTGCGCGGCTTTGACGACGAAGCGCGCGGCATGGTGGCTGAAATGATGCAGGAAAAGGGCATCGATCTACATGTTGGCACCAACATACTCGAGATGACGCCCAGCCATGAGGACGGCAGCGGTCCGATGAAGGTCAAGCCGACCAATGGCACCGAGAAAATGTTCGACCAAGTGCTCTTTGCCACGGGTCGTCGCCCCAACAGCGACGACATGGGGCTGGAAGAGGTCGGCGTGAAACTCGGCCGTGGCGGAGAGATCGAGGTCGACGAATACAGCCAGACTGCTGTGCCGTCGATCTACGCCATCGGCGATGTGACCAACCGGATCAACCTGACACCGGTGGCGATCCGCGAAGGCATGGCCTTTGTCGAGACCGTCTTTGGCGGCAATCCGACCCCGGTGGACCATGACCTTGTGCCCTCGGCGATCTTTACCCAACCCGAAATGGGAACGGTGGGGCTGAGCGAGGAAGACGCCCGTGAGAAGGGGCCGATTGAGGTCTATGCGACTTCTTTCAAGCCGATGCAGGGTGCCTTTGCCGGAAAGGCGGATCGGGTGTTGATGAAGCTGATCGTGGATGCGGAAAATCGCACCGTTCTGGGCTGTCATATCGTCGCACCTAACGCGGGCGAATTGATCCAGATGGTGGGCATCGCGGTCAAGATGGGTGCTACGAAAGAACAGTTTGATGCCACCTGCGCGGTACACCCGACCATGTCCGAAGAACTGGTCACCATGCGCAATCCGGTGCGAACTGCTTGAATTCCACGCGATTGCGTACAATTTTTAGAACGATAGGCCGCATGGGCGGCCAAGAGGGGAACATAACAATGGCAGGAAATTCGCAAGGCCCTTGGGGGGGCGGCGGAGGCGGCAACCGGGGTAACGGCGGAGACCGTGACACCGGTGGAGACCGCGGCAACGGAGGACGCAAAGAAGGTCCACGCGGGCAGGGCGGTGACCGTCCGCAAATGCCGGAGATCGACGATCTGGTCCGCAAGGGTCAAGAGCAGCTTCGCGTCCTGATGGGCGGCCGTGGCGGTGACCGGGGCAATGGCACCGGTGGCGGTGGCCGTGGCCCGGGTGGGCCGGGTGTGACCCGCTCGACCGTTGGCATCGCGCTGTTGGCGGGTGTGGCGCTCTGGGGTTTTGCGAGCTTTTATACTGTGCGTCCCGAACAGCAGTCGATTGAACTGTTCTTGGGCGAGTTCTCGGGCATTGGCACCGAAGGTCTGAACTTTGCCCCATGGCCGCTGGTCACGGCAGAGGTCTTTGACGTTACCACCAACCGCACCGAGGAACTCGGCGTGCGGCGCGGCGGCGGCGGCAATGACGGGCTGATGCTGACGACCGACGAAAACATCGTCGACATCGATTTTCAGGTGGTCTGGAACATTAAGAACGCGCGCGACTTCAAATTCTCGCTGCGTGATCCCGAAGCTTCTGTTCGTGCGATTTCCGAATCCGCGATGCGTGAGGTTATCGCTCAGTCTGAACTCGCGCCGATCCTGAACCGGGATCGTGGTGCTGTGGCTGACCGGGTCAAGGAATTGATCCAAACTACGCTCGACAACCGCAACACCGGCATCAACGTGCTGCGCGTGAACGTGAACAAGGTCGACCCGCCCAGCCAGACCGTGCAGGTTACTGATCCGAATGGTAACACCACCACGCAATCGGTCGTCGATGCCTTCCGCGACGTGCAGGCCGCCGAGCAGGAGCGTGACCGGGTGGAGCGTCAGGCGGATGCCTATGCCAACCGTCGCACGGCTGAGGCGCGCGGTGAATCCGCGCAGCTTTTGGAAGCCGCCGAAGGTTACCGCGCCCGTGTGGTGAACGACGCTGTGGGTGAAGCCAGCCGCTTTGAAGCTGTGCTGGAAGAATACCGCAACGCGCCCGAAGTAACGCGCAAACGTCTGTATCTTGAGACCATGGAAAAGGTGCTGGGCGACGTGGATAAAATCATCCTCGAAAACGGCAGCGGCCAAGACGGTCAGGGCGTTGTCCCCTATCTGCCACTCAACGAGCTGCGACGCAGCGGAGGGTCGAACTGATGCGGAAAACAAGTTTTATCATTCCCATCTTGGTGATCGCCATCGTGGGTGTCCTCTCGGCTGTATTCGTCGTGGACGAGCGTGAAAAAGCGCTGGTGCTGCGTTTCGGCCAGATCAAACAGGTGCGCAACGAGCCGGGCATTGGCTTTAAAGTCCCTTTCTTGGACGAGGTCGTGCGCTACGAAGACCGCATCTTGTCGCTGGAAACCCCGGTGATCGAAGTCACCCCCGCCGATGACCGCCGTTTGGAAATCGACGCCTTCGTGCTCTACCGGATCGACGACATGGTCCAGTACCGGCAGGCTTTGGGTGCAGGCGGTGAACGTCAGGCCGAGAGCGAAATGGGCGGCATCATGGAAAGCCAAATCCGTGCCGTGCTCGGTTCGCAAGGTGTGACCTCCAACACGATCCTTTCGCCTGAGCGGTCTGACCTGATGGAGCAAATCCGTGTGCGTGCCGATGCCCGTGCGCAGGCACTTGGCCTCAAGGTTGTCGATGTGCGGCTGCGTCAAACCAACCTGCCTGAGCAGAACTTTGATGCGACGTTGCAGCGGATGATCGCCGAGCGTGAGCGTGAAGCCACCGACGAACGCGCCCGTGGCCGCGAAGCCGCGCAGCGTGTGACTGCCCTTGCAGACCGGACCTATGAAGAGATCCTCTCGGAGGCGCGCCGTGATGCGCGGATCATCGAAGGTGAGGCCGACGCCCAGCGAAACAACATCTTCGCACAGGCTTATGGCAAGGATCAGGAGTTCTTTGAATTCTACCGGTCGTTGACGGCCTATGAGCAGGCCTTGCAGGGCGACAACTCGACGATGGTGATGTCACCGGACAGCGAGTTCTTTAACTACCTGCGCTCTGATCAGGGCAGCCGCTCTGTCGAGGGCGAACGCGAGTGAGCCTTGTTTTACTGGCTCTCGGGTCGGTTCTGATATTCGAGGGGCTGGTGTACGCACTGGCCCCTTCGTTTTTGGAGCAGATGCTTGAGATATTGCGCCGCATTCCCGAGGCTGCTCTGCGCCAACTCGGCGCGTTGGCGGTGGTGGCGGGGCTGATGCTGGTCTGGCTCGCGTTCCAGCTTGGCGTATAGGGACGCGTGAAGGCGCCGAGATACCAAGTGGTTTCCGCTTGGGCTTCCACAATGGTCACATGACGCCGCACAAATTCGTCATGCGCTTGGCAGTTGAAATGACTGTGATCGGCCCCATCTTTCATGTTGCAGCGCGTCCGTTCGGAATGCACTCTGCCCACGTTGGCAACAACAGGAACAATCAGGAGACGATGAATGCAGGCCAAGGCGGTTTCCCTGTCCAAAACAGCACAACACACCCAATGGATGCGAGCGATGGCAATGGGGGTGATGGCGCTGACCCTCTTGATCCTGCAAGCCAGCATGGCGCTGGCCAAACCCGAAAGCCTCGCCCCGCTCGCGGAAAAGATCAGCCCCTCGGTGGTGAATATCACCACATCGACCACAGTTGAGGGCCGCACCGGGCCTCAGGGCATCGTTCCCGAAGGCTCTCCTTTCGAGGATTTCTTCCGCGAGTTTCAGGACCGCAACAACGATGGCGAGGGCAACCGTCCGCGTCGGTCTTCGGCGCTTGGCTCAGGCTTTGTGATCTCCGAAGACGGCTATGTCGTGACCAACAACCACGTCATCGAAAGCGCTGATGAGATTACGATCGAATTCTTCTCGGGCGAGGAACTGGTTGCCAAAGTGATCGGTACCGACCCCAAGACCGACATTGCCTTGCTGAAGGTCGAAGCCAAACAGCCGCTGCCCTTCGTCTCTTTCGGGGACAGCAACGCTGCGCGTGTTGGCGATTGGGTCATCGCCATGGGCAATCCGTTAGGGCAGGGCTTTTCTGTTTCTGCGGGCATCGTCTCTGCGCGGAACCGGGCGCTGTCGGGCACCTATGACGATTACATCCAGACCGACGCCGCGATCAACCGGGGCAACTCCGGTGGGCCGTTGTTCAACATGGATGGCGAAGTGATCGGCGTGAACACCGCAATCCTGTCGCCCAATGGCGGCTCCATCGGCATCGGTTTTTCGATGGCCTCCAACGTGGTGACACGGGTGATCGATCAGTTGAAAGAGTTCGGTGAGACCCGCCGCGGTTGGCTGGGCGTGCGCATTCAGGACGTGACCGATGATGTGGCCGATGCCATGGGTCTTAAGAAAGCCGTTGGCGCGTTGATCACCGATGTGCCGGAAGGCCCGGCTCGGGATGCAGGGCTTAAAACCGGCGACGTGATCAAATCCTTTGACGGTGTTGAAGTGATCGATACCCGTGGTCTGGTGCGTCAGGTGGGCAATAGCCCTGTGGGCGCGACCGTGCGCGTGACTGTGTTGCGCGATGGCAAGACCCAGACCATCAAGGTTGTGCTTGGCCGCCGCGAAGATGCGGATAGCGCGGTGCCTGCTGCAATGGATGAAAACGCCGATGACGGCACCGGGGCTGAGCCGCAGTCGACACTGCTGATGGGCCTGACACTGACACCGCTCACGGACGCGCTCCGCGCCGAGCTTGGGGCGGATGACGGTACGACCGGCCTTGCAGTGACGGATGTCGATCAGACTTCGGAGGCTTTCGAGAAGGGCCTGCGGATGGGCGATATCATTACCGAAGCCGGTCAGGAGAAGGTGACCAGCATTTCCGACCTAGAGGCGCGGATCGCCGCTGCGAAGGACGCTGGCCGCAAGTCGCTACTGCTGTTGGTACGTCGGGGCGGCGACCCCCGCTTTGTGGCGCTGTCGCTGGCAGAGTAATTCGCTGAGATAAAAGTTAAAAAGGGCGCCCTCGGGCGCCCTTTTGCGTTTCGGGATCAGCCGCCTTGCCGGGGCACCGCGACCAATCCAAGCGCGCGGGCGGTGGTAAGCGACAGCACTTCACTATTCGGCCCCTGCCGCGCCTGATAGCGCCGCACCGCCTGCCGTGTGGCGGCGTCCATTTCGCCCGTGATCGGCCCGCTGTAATAACCACGCGCCTGTAGCGCGCGTTGCAACGTGCTGTTGAACTCCACCGTGAGCACATCGGGGCAGGGGGTCTCAAACCAGTTGTCGACCCGCGCGCGTACAATCTCTTGCCGTGTCTCGGTTTTGTAGACCGGCGGCTTGGCAATGCTGCCATCGGGGTTCATCTTGGCGGGGGTGACTTCGACCTGTTCGGTCACCGTTTCAATTACCGCAGGGCTGACCGTGCGGCCCCAGCAACTGCCCTCAGCCGCGCCTGCTGGGCCGTTGCGCGTTGCCTCCAATACCCCCGGCTCCGGGCGCGGCGTGGCCGGGGTCGTGCTGTCACACCCCGCTATCCCGGCCACCGCCAAGAGCAGCGCCCCGCGCAGGGTGGCGGATCGGAATGTGATGGGCTGTTTCATGCCGGTTCTTTCGGGGCTTGCCTGTCGTTCGCGGTGCAGACTAGCGGGATGCGCAGACCTTGCCCACCGCAATGTCGTGCAAAGCCTGACTGCATAAAAAGGGGGCTGGAACCGCGTGCCATAGCCCGCTAAACAAAGCCGAACTTCTTGGACGAAAGGGCTTCATCATGGCCAAAATCACCTATGTCGAACACTCCGGCACCGAACATGTGGTCGAGGTGGCCAATGGTCTCACGGTCATGGAAGGCGCCCGCGACAATAACATTCCCGGCATCGAGGCCGACTGTGGCGGTGCCTGCGCTTGCTCAACCTGCCATGTCTATGTTGACCCGGCTTGGGCAGAGAAGCTGCCGCCTATGGACGACATGGAAGAAGACATGCTCGACTTCGCGTTTGAGCCTGACCCCGCGCGCTCGCGTCTGACCTGCCAGATCAAGGTCACGGATGCGCTGGACGGTCTGCGCGTGCAGATGCCGGAAAAGCAAATCTGATGCGGGCGATCGGCGCGGCACTGTTTGCGCTGATCGCGACCAGCGCCGCGGCGGAGACGATCACCGCCGCGCGCTATATCTCGCCCACCGGGCGCTACGCCCATGGCATTCTCGGCGACGCGCTGGAATGGGGCGGGTTGCAGTTGTCCTTGGCGGACGGAAGCGCACGGCGTTTCGATTTGCCCCGTGACCATGTATTCGAAGATATCGCCCCTCGGCTGGTCGATGTGACCGGCGACGGCGCGCCCGAAGTCATGGTGATTGAGACCGACATGAACCGAGGTGCGGCGCTGGCGATCTATGGCCCTGATGGTAAAATCACCGAAACCCCGCATATCGGCCAGAGCAACCGTTGGTTGGCACCCATAGGCGCCGCCGATCTCGACGGTGACGGTGCGGTTGAGATTGCCTATGTCGACCGCCCCCATCTGGCGCGGGTGCTGCGGGTCTGGCGCTTTGCCGATGGCGGACTCAGCGAAGTGGCCCAAATGCCGGGGCTGACCAATCATCGAATCGGCGAGTCCCATATCTCAGGCGGCCTCCGCGATTGCGGTGCCGGGCCGGAAATGGTGCTGGCGGATGCGGATTGGCAGCGCGTGGTGGGGGTCACCCTGAAGGGTGGGGAGCTTGCGCCGCGCGACATCGGCCCTTTTGAGGGGGCCGAAAGCTTTGCCACGGCACTTGCCTGTGAATAGGGGCGTCGCGGCGGCCTAAGCGGCTGACTAAGCCGCCGCCGATTAGCTCAGCGCGCGCCAGCCGATGTCGCGGCGGCAGAAGCCTTCGGGCCAATCGATCCCGTCGACCATCGCATAGGCACGCTCTTGCGCTTCGGCCAATGTATCCCCGCGCGCGGTGACGTTCAGCACGCGGCCGCCGTTGGCCAAGATTGCCCCGTCCTGTGCCACAGTGCCCGCGTGGAACACCATATTGGCGCTGTCTTCGGGCAGGTCTTTCAGCCCTTTGATCTCGCTACCCTTGGCATAGGCACCGGGATAGCCATTCGCCGCCATCACCACGGTCAGCGCGTGGTCTTCAGCCCAGTTGACCTGCATATCGGCCAGCGAGCCCTTGGCCGTCGCCTGCATCAGATCAAAAGCCTGTGCGCCGAGGCGCATCATCAAAACTTGGCATTCCGGGTCACCAAAGCGCACGTTATATTCCACCAAACGCGGCGCACCGTCTTTGA is a window of Sulfitobacter sp. W027 DNA encoding:
- a CDS encoding homoserine dehydrogenase: MSKPLRLGIAGLGTVGVGVLRILRQQAALLEARTGCAMTVSAVSARTRNKDRGLSLASYDWEDDPVKLATRDDVDVFVELMGGADGPAKAATEAALAAGKHVVTANKAMLAIHGQALAEQAEGAGVALRYEAAVAGGIPVIKTLMEGLAGNEITRIMGVMNGSCNYILTRMEDSGKTYQEIFAEADGLGYLEADPQLDVGGIDAAHKLAILSSIAFGTKIDFDGIQLEGIERVAIEDIRAAADMGYKIKLLGVTQKTGRGLEQRMMPCLVPQTSPLGQLDGGTNMVVIEGDAVGQIVLRGAGAGEGPTASAVMADVCDIARGLRGPVFGQPADTLEETTPASSQRPAPYYLRMALVDKPGALAKIATVLGEAGVSIYRMRQYEHADTSAPVLIVTHKTSRDALIEALANMDKTGVLAGEPVALRIEEV
- a CDS encoding TetR/AcrR family transcriptional regulator, with the protein product MARTTGSHSDITGPRVRAAALRLFARGGYAAVSMRAIAAEVGVQAGALYNYTPDKQSLLFDLMQAHMTDLLAETPSDADRSAMQQLQDFVAFHIRFHADRPDEVFIAYMELRNLTEENFAVIERLRRDYEDRLETILRAGVASGDFSVADTKIVTLAIIAMLTGVNTWYRAGGRLSLDEVVAQYWDMVRKAVTA
- a CDS encoding pirin family protein, whose amino-acid sequence is MSLRPTLETRRATPTMEGAGVKLHRAFGFHDPSELDPFLLFDDFRNDRPQDFEKGFPWHPHRGIETITYVLEGTVEHADSLGNTGDLNAGDVQWMTAGSGILHQEMPRGNDKGQMHGFQLWGNLPSAQKMTAPRYQDMKSADIPVVTDDDGTRVKIITGEFWGKRGPVDGIAADPQYLDVFVPAGVKKTFRIDTYRRAFAYVFEGAGAFADASAPSGVLLEKEVGGEEVNIRDMSGDRTLIRFGTGDEVTVQAGPEGVRFLLISGAPIEEPVAWHGPIVMNTRAELQQAMRDLNNGTFIRPAH
- a CDS encoding L-serine ammonia-lyase; the encoded protein is MFLSVFDMFKVGIGPSSSHTMGPMVAAGRFLDQMRASPFQFAGLRASLHGSLAFTGVGHATDRATILGLAGFTPQDYDAEAAEKTLEEIKQTHRITVDGLPELRFDPAQDMIFDYDTKLAGHANGMMLMATDAQGDVTLRETYYSIGGGFVMTEKELAAGKDTDEGAPVPFPFKSAAEMLEMAKKSGKSIAGMKRANEEARGGADNLREGSKRLWQVMRDCIDRGLTTDGILPGGLQVKRRAKGIYDALMAERGQNQSAPHTINDWMSVYAMAVNEENAAGGQVVTAPTNGAAGVMPATLRYYLDHVPGASEAHIEDFLLTAAAIGGLVKYNASISGAEAGCQAEVGSAAAMSAAGLCAVMGGTPEQIENAAEIALEHHLGMTCDPVKGLVQVPCIERNGLGAIKAVSAASLALRGDGTHLVPLDACIETMRQTGADMSEKYKETSLGGLAVNVPNC
- a CDS encoding glutathione S-transferase family protein, producing MTYVLHYAPDNASLIVRLALEHRGLPYRAALVDRAAKAQETTGFRKLNPNGLIPVLETPEGPLFETGAILLYLADRHGGLGPGPDAPTRGDFLKWLFFLSNTIHPALRRLFYPEKYIALAHIDAMRAGTQTDLAQHYATLEAQAVRGWLLGGPAPTALDFYAAALLRWPKLYPATASRDWFDLATHPALARLAAAVEALPATVALQNAEGLGDTPFTAPSYPQPPEGSAT
- the rpiA gene encoding ribose-5-phosphate isomerase RpiA; translated protein: MSGELSPIDKAKFVAAKRACDFVEDGMRVGLGTGSTAAWLVRCLGEMVRDDGLRIKGVPTSSRTAQLARDVGIEVISLDEAKWLDLTIDGADEFDGDLNLIKGGGGALLQEKIVATASDQMVVIADVGKEVQHLGAFPLPIEVIPFGWQTTQALVEETLISMDVLGRNSTLRMNGEVPFITDEGNYILDLRLNRIGNARQLALVLNQMPGVVENGLFIDICDAVVIGYGDGRVEVRDINEGTVATDRLEFVETDNLFSDLSD